A region from the Caloenas nicobarica isolate bCalNic1 chromosome 11, bCalNic1.hap1, whole genome shotgun sequence genome encodes:
- the SLC38A3 gene encoding sodium-coupled neutral amino acid transporter 3 has translation MDTTDMPLQAEMVELVPNGKHAAMLTASAIPSLTGDRFEENQSGMAEMEEFLPHGAEKKQTHFTDFEGKTSFGMSVFNLSNAIMGSGILGLAYAMANTGIILFLFLLTAVALLSSYSIHLLLKSSGIVGIRAYEQLGYRAFGTPGKMAAAIAITLQNIGAMSSYLYIVKSEVPLVIQTFLNLEEKTTDWYMNGNYLVILVSITVILPLALMKQLGYLGYASGFSLSCMGFFLISVIYKKFQIPCPLPEQEGNLTGSLNATSVSTSDYQNGYTVLQTPEQGTCTPSFFTLNSQTAYTIPIMAFAFVCHPEVLPIYTELKDPSKKKMQCISNISIAVMYLMYFLAALFGYLTFYGRVESELLHTYNKVDPFDVLILCVRVAVLTAVTLTVPIVLFPVRRAIQQMLFQGKDFSWIRHVAIAVVLLTFINLLVIFAPSILGIFGLIGATSAPCLIFIFPAIFYIRIMPKDKEPLRSTPKILAACFALLGVLFMIMSLSFIIIDWATGGGKSGGSH, from the exons ATGGACACCACGGACATGCCCCTCCAGGCTGAGATGGTGGAGTTGGTGCCTAATGGGAAGCACGCAGCCATGCTCACTGCCTCCGCCATCCCCTCGCTGACGGGTGACAG GTTTGAGGAGAACCAGTCTGGCATGGCTGAGATGGAGGAGTTCCTGCCCCACGGCGCTGAGAAGAAGCAGACGCACTTCACTGAT TTCGAAGGGAAGACGTCTTTCGGGATGTCTGTCTTCAACCTGAGCAATGCCATCATGGgcagtggcatcctggggctGGCCTATGCCATGGCCAACACCGGCATCATCCTCTTCCT CTTCCTCCTGACAGCGGTGGCCCTTCTCTCCAGCTACTCCATCCACCTGCTTCTCAAGTCCTCTGGCATCGTGG GCATCCGTGCCTATGAGCAGCTGGGCTACCGAGCCTTTGGCACACCGGGGAAGATGGCAGCAGCCATTGCCATCACGCTGCAGAACATCGGAG ccatGTCCAGCTACCTGTACATCGTCAAATCTGAAGTGCCTCTTGTCATCCAGACCTTCCTCAACCTGGAGGAGAAGACCAC GGACTGGTACATGAACGGGAACTACCTGGTGATCCTGGTTTCCATCACTGTTATTCTGCCCCTGGCCCTCATGAAGCAGCTGG GCTACCTCGGCTACGCCAGTGGCTTCTCCCTCAGCTGTATGGGCTTCTTCCTCATCTCG GTCATCTATAAGAAGTTCCAGATCCCGTGCCCACTCCCCGAGCAGGAGGGGAACCTCACGGGCAGCCTCAATGCCACCTCCGTCAGCACCAGTGACTACCAGAATGGCTACACTGTCCTCCAGACCCCTGAGCAGggcacctgcacccccagcttCTTCACCCTGAACTCCCAG ACGGCGTACACCATCCCCATCATGGCCTTCGCCTTCGTCTGCCACCCCGAGGTCCTGCCCATCTACACTGAGCTGAAGGA CCCCTCCAAGAAGAAGATGCAGTGCATCTCCAACATCTCCATTGCTGTCATGTACCTCATGTACTTCTTGGCTGCCCTCTTTGGCTACCTTACATTCTACG GCCGCGTGGAGTCGGAGCTGCTGCACACCTACAACAAGGTGGACCCCTTCGACGTGCTCATCCTGTGCGTGCGGGTGGCTGTGCTGACagctgtcaccctcactgtccCCATCGTCCTCTTCCCG gtgcGCCGGGCCATCCAGCAGATGCTGTTCCAAGGGAAGGACTTCAGCTGGATCCGCCACGTTGCCATCGCTGTGGTCCTGCTGACCTTCATCAACCTGCTGGTCATCTTCGCCCCCTCCATCCTCGGCATCTTCGGCTTGATAG GTGCCACCTCTGCGCCCTGCCTCATCTTCATCTTCCCTGCCATCTTCTACATCCGCATCATGCCCAAGGACAAGGAGCCTCTGCGCTCTACCCCCAAAATCTTG gcTGCCTGTTTCGCCCTCCTTGGGGTGCTCTTCATGATCATGAGCTTGAGCTTCATCATCATCGACTGGGCCACAGGTGGGGGGAAGAGCGGCGGCAGCCACTAG